One part of the Halopenitus persicus genome encodes these proteins:
- a CDS encoding MarR family transcriptional regulator encodes MAETEQDALDDVETLEDLPPSAKLVFKVLEYNGALTQKGIVEESMLSARTVRYALERLERIGVVDEDVYFADARQNLYELTEPATEVTAEEGEACCCAD; translated from the coding sequence ATGGCTGAAACCGAACAGGACGCGCTCGACGACGTCGAGACCCTTGAGGACCTCCCGCCGAGCGCGAAGCTCGTCTTCAAGGTGCTCGAATACAACGGCGCGTTGACACAGAAGGGGATCGTCGAGGAATCGATGCTGTCGGCTCGGACCGTCCGGTACGCCCTCGAGCGGCTCGAGCGGATCGGGGTCGTCGACGAGGACGTCTACTTCGCGGACGCCAGGCAGAACCTCTATGAGCTCACCGAGCCCGCGACGGAGGTCACGGCCGAGGAGGGCGAGGCCTGCTGTTGTGCGGACTGA